From uncultured Pseudodesulfovibrio sp.:
TGGTGTCGTTGATCAAATAGCTCATTCCTGCACGGAACTGGAAGACATTCGGTCTATTGATGCCGAGCTTCCGCTATTGCGCAATGAACTTGAGGGACTGAAAGCTCAGCTAGAGAAGATTGACTCCAAGTACGCTGTAGCGAAAAGCAGCCATGAGCAGGCTGCCGAGAAGCATGATGCACTTGAAATCATGCTTAAGCAGATCGAAGCATATTTGGTTGATGAGCCGTTTTATTATGACTGGTTTAACTGGTTCCCACCAATCGCTAGCAGGCGGTTGATGCGATTTAGAAATCAGTTCCGAAAGAGCATCCCTACCAAAGATCTTCACCAGATTGTGTCGATCCGATCATTTTATGAGTCGTTAGTTAGTAGCTTTGTTGCGAGTGAAGATGGTCTCAAAAAGCTGAAGAAAGCTGTTGAAGAAACGGGGCAGGTGAAGGCGGCGACTCAACAAGGAGTTGACGCAGCTAAACAGAAGATCAGTCATTTTGAGAATAAGGTATCAGAGTTCCTTGAAAAACATAGTTTGCCCGACCTGGAACGCGATGGAGTCTATAGGTATCTTGAGCAGCTCGACGTGACGTTTCGGTACGAAGCCTTTAAGCTGGCAATGCACTACTTTGAGGGACTGTGGCTTGTTAAGGCGAATGACTTCCTTGAAGAGGATAAAGAGTATAGCTATCTGCGCTGTAGTCCGAAACGATTGCTCGAAATTTGGCAAAGATACGCGAAGCTGACACCATGCATTGTTTCAACGGCCTATATGCTGCCTAAGTTTTTTCGAACACAAACGTATAAAAAGCCGCTTTTCAATAAGTTGGATTTGCTCATAATCGATGAAGCAGGCCAGGCCCCGGCCGAGTTGGTCGCATGCCTTTTTTCGTTGGCTCAAAAGGCCATCGTAGTGGGCGATGTGCATCAGATAGAACCGATTTGGGAGATTCCAGCATCAATTGATGTGGGCAACTTGAAAGAGTATGCCAAAGTAGACTGTCCTGATGGTATAGTGCCGGATAGTGCGTTTCCCTATGCCGCGAGTTCGGGGAGTGCGATCAGGCTTGCACAAAGAGCGTCGAGGGATAAGTTGGAAGGGTATCGTGAGCCTGGAATGCATCTTCTGGAGCATCGACGCTGTCACCCTGAGATCATCGCCTACTGTCAGGATCTTATTTATCCTCATCTGCGGTCGTTTGAATTGCCTGAAGGGGGAGGGAAGCCGGACTCTTTGAGTGACATCCCACATATGGGGTATCTCCACATTCCTGGAGAGTCGGGAACCGCAGGCGGAAGTCGCTACAATCAATATGAGGCGGAAAACATCGCCGACTGGATAACGAAACAACATGATCGGCTCGTTAGCGCGTATGGAAAACCGATCGAAGAAGTTGTTGCTGTTGTCACGCCCTTTAAGGCCCAGAGGATGGCTATCTATAAGCAGTTACGAGACAAACGGTGCAAGAAGATTACAGTTGGAACAGTGCATAGTCTACAAGGAGCAGAGCGCCCGGTTGTGATTTTTTCTCCTGTTTACGGGGTGCTTGATCGTGCTATGTCTTTTATTGATTTGAAGCCTAACTTGCTGAATGTTGCGGTCTCCAGAGCAAAGCATGCGTTTTTGGTCTTTGGGAATATGAATCTGTTTAACCCTAAGGGGCAGACTCCGTCGGCACTGTTGGCTCGGCATATTATCAAGCCCCAAAACGAACTTTGTTTTCCACTTGTTCCTCGTAAGTCTTTGTATGTTGACGGAGGCGTCGAATTCTTGGCGACACTTGCGGATCATCGTACCGCATTACTCTCCGCGTTTTCAGAGGCGACGAAATACATCTTGATCGTGTCACCGTTAATTACGTTGCATGGCCTTGAAGCCGACGGTATTTGTGAGTTGATTGAGGCGGCCTGTGATCGAGGGGTCGAGGTGTCGATTTATACCGACAAGACTTTTTACAGCGAGCCCGCCAACCTTACAAAGTGCTCTGAGCAATTAGCTAATGCTGGCGCAAGTGTGCATGTCGTAGAACTATTTCACAATAAAACTTTAATCTTTGACGATGTGGTATTGATCGAAGGCTCTTTTAACTGGCTGTCAGCACCAAGAGAAGGCGAGTTTGTGCGGGAGAATCATTCTATTAAGTATCGTTCGCCAAAGGTGAAGCAATTTCTGAAAACCACGTTGCGGCAGTTGGAGAGGTGATAAACAGGAAAAGTGAAGAAGTGAAGAGAGGTGGTCCCGTTTCTTAGACCCACTTCTCGGGTACAACGGTAATTAATCTGTACCCCTAACTAATCTTCCTGTCTAATAAGTCGGATGATAGCTATGGTCCAATC
This genomic window contains:
- a CDS encoding AAA domain-containing protein, with the protein product MNIDILSKYYRTCIADKSLMGLNRNSNDDAQQEASSQQIENGSVDQQITSRLFAAWAKKNNVKDDEDGPTRLSVLICPYCYSLKSSHGSSFKKPPQELMPLWFEASIDQKGDLTPPENRLPWLDRQLLEPAGAGEKVIIASIEDYDDHISENKTNSIFESWESYFSFSDGLLSEATDLSGDELTYGSLEYTLSPNGFIALSDGIFDGKNEGLMLLYESIIKDEKVNLPLYKTVVEGVDSASGAASLEEEITAAAKHYGQMVNAYALGPSQRQAIHHYLKSGDGDITTVNGPPGTGKTTLLKSVVATLMVEKAISGEEIPPIIAATSANNQAVTNIIKDFGEIFPENSSDTSERRWLPTPLRSLGLYAPSASREGDDVDNNHCIKVDSKGFYEELENRGYVENATDFFLNCYEEFYGERETLDCAVEELQKRCVGVVDQIAHSCTELEDIRSIDAELPLLRNELEGLKAQLEKIDSKYAVAKSSHEQAAEKHDALEIMLKQIEAYLVDEPFYYDWFNWFPPIASRRLMRFRNQFRKSIPTKDLHQIVSIRSFYESLVSSFVASEDGLKKLKKAVEETGQVKAATQQGVDAAKQKISHFENKVSEFLEKHSLPDLERDGVYRYLEQLDVTFRYEAFKLAMHYFEGLWLVKANDFLEEDKEYSYLRCSPKRLLEIWQRYAKLTPCIVSTAYMLPKFFRTQTYKKPLFNKLDLLIIDEAGQAPAELVACLFSLAQKAIVVGDVHQIEPIWEIPASIDVGNLKEYAKVDCPDGIVPDSAFPYAASSGSAIRLAQRASRDKLEGYREPGMHLLEHRRCHPEIIAYCQDLIYPHLRSFELPEGGGKPDSLSDIPHMGYLHIPGESGTAGGSRYNQYEAENIADWITKQHDRLVSAYGKPIEEVVAVVTPFKAQRMAIYKQLRDKRCKKITVGTVHSLQGAERPVVIFSPVYGVLDRAMSFIDLKPNLLNVAVSRAKHAFLVFGNMNLFNPKGQTPSALLARHIIKPQNELCFPLVPRKSLYVDGGVEFLATLADHRTALLSAFSEATKYILIVSPLITLHGLEADGICELIEAACDRGVEVSIYTDKTFYSEPANLTKCSEQLANAGASVHVVELFHNKTLIFDDVVLIEGSFNWLSAPREGEFVRENHSIKYRSPKVKQFLKTTLRQLER